A genomic segment from Anas platyrhynchos isolate ZD024472 breed Pekin duck chromosome 5, IASCAAS_PekinDuck_T2T, whole genome shotgun sequence encodes:
- the CHST14 gene encoding carbohydrate sulfotransferase 14 produces MIPSEASCPLPREGEKEAGMERRGKDGRGAGTPRNGRLLRRPPARPARPSLPAAAPPQPPSPVPAAGSRHPAPPLLPRHEAGRLRRRWPGSFEAMFPRSHFSGEVRRAPASACSRSRLRAGGTVLLPSMLMFGVILASSGLLLMIEKGILAEVKPPPLHPPASELSRRVGGREVPGDFDHEVLRDIRNRTIRSVCGQRAMPRSVWELPAGQRRTLLRHLLVSDKYRFLYCYVPKVACSNWKRILKVLDGALESVDVKLKMDHKSDLVFLGDMKPEEINYRLKNYYKFIFVRNPAERLLSAYRNKFGEIKEYQLKYGVEIVRRYRKNGGKSAGDDVTFSEFLRYLLDEDVEKMNEHWMPIYNLCQPCAVRYDFIGSYERLNEDANHVLEKVQAPSFIRFPERQSWYKPVTAETLHYYLCNTPQKLIKELLPKYILDFSLFAYPLPNITSEFCRQ; encoded by the coding sequence ATGATACCCTCCGAGGCTTCCTGCCCGCTCCCCCGTGAGGGGGAGAAAGAGGCAGGGATGGAGAGAAGGGGGAAGGACGGGCGCGGGGCGGGGACGCCGCGAAATGGCCGCCTCCTCCGCcggccccctgcccgccccgcgcGGCCGTCACTGCCGGCGGCTGCCCCGCCTCAGCCCCCTTCCCCGGTGCCGGCGGCCGGGAGCCGGCATCCAGctcccccccttctccccaggCATGAGGCTGGGAGGCTGAGGCGGCGTTGGCCCGGCTCCTTCGAGGCCATGTTCCCCCGGTCCCACTTCTCCGGGGAGGTGAGGCGGGCGCCCGCCTCGGCCTGCAGCCGGTCCCGTTTGCGGGCGGGCGGCACGGTGCTGCTGCCCTCCATGTTGATGTTCGGCGTGATCCTGGCCTCCAGCGGGCTGCTGCTGATGATCGAGAAGGGCATCCTGGCCGAGGTGAAGCCGCCCCCGCTGCACCCGCCGGCGAGTGAGCTCTCCCGGAGGGTGGGCGGCAGGGAGGTCCCCGGCGACTTCGACCATGAGGTGCTGCGGGACATCCGCAACCGCACCATCCGCTCAGTCTGCGGGCAGCGCGCCATGCCCCGCAGCGTCTGGGAGCTGCCAGCCGGCCAGCGGCGGACACTGCTCCGTCACCTCCTGGTCAGCGACAAGTACcgctttctgtactgctacgTCCCCAAGGTGGCCTGCTCCAACTGGAAGCGTATCCTGAAGGTGCTGGATGGAGCGCTGGAAAGCGTCGACGTCAAGCTCAAGATGGACCACAAGAGCGACCTTGTGTTCCTAGGGGACATGAAGCCGGAGGAGATCAACTACCGCCTGAAGAACTACTACAAGTTCATCTTCGTGCGAAACCCCGCGGAGAGGCTGCTGTCGGCCTACAGGAATAAGTTTGGGGAGATCAAGGAGTACCAGCTGAAGTACGGGGTGGAGATCGTCAGGAGGTACCGGAAAAACGGGGGCAAGTCGGCAGGCGACGACGTGACCTTCTCCGAGTTTCTCCGCTACCTGCTGGATGAGGATGTGGAAAAGATGAACGAGCACTGGATGCCCATCTACAacctgtgccagccctgcgCTGTCAGGTACGACTTCATCGGCTCCTACGAGCGGCTGAACGAGGACGCAAACCATGTCCTCGAGAAAGTTCAGGCACCTTCCTTCATCCGCTTCCCAGAAAGGCAGTCATGGTACAAACCCGTGACAGCAGAAACACTCCATTACTACCTATGCAACACCCCACAAAAGCTGATAAAAGAGCTGCTACCAAAATATATACTGGATTTCTCCCTCTTTGCCTATCCCCTTCCAAACATCACCAGCGAATTCTGTAGGCAATGA